The genomic interval GGTCGTAGATGTACTGGAGGTTCGTCGTCTTGCCGCCGAGCCCGGGGCCGTAGAAGACGATCTTGCAGTTGATTTCCCGGGCGGCGTAGTTGATGAACGTCATCGGCGGTCGGGCTCTACTCCGAGAAGAGGTTGTCGATGTCCTCGTCGGTGATCTCCGCAAACGGCGATTCGAAGCCGCTCGCGATGTTCGCCTTCTCGACCTCCACCTTCTTCAGGAGGTCCTGGAAGACCTTCTCGAGCTCCATCGACGCCTTGCGCACACGGAGGCGGACGAGGCCGAGGGACGAGCGGTCGTCGAAGATCACGACCAGGATGACCCGCTGGCCGACGATCGAGATGTGGATGTTGTCCTTCTCCCCCTCGTGGAAGAGGATCGAGAACTCCTTCTCCCCGATCAGCCGCGCCAGACCGTCCGTCGCGGCGACGTTGCCCGCCGTCAGCGACGCGAGCGAGGTCGTGTCGACCGACTCGAGGTCGCCGTTGGCCGCGATCTGCTGGCCGTTCTTGTCGACGAGAAAAACGATTTTGGCATTCGCATCGACCCGGAGACGCGAGATGATCTCCTTGATCAGCTGGAATTCCTCGTCATACATGATGAGGTCGGGAGACGCCATGAAAAGCAAGCCCTTTCGTTAGTCCGTT from Thermoanaerobaculia bacterium carries:
- a CDS encoding roadblock/LC7 domain-containing protein, with protein sequence MASPDLIMYDEEFQLIKEIISRLRVDANAKIVFLVDKNGQQIAANGDLESVDTTSLASLTAGNVAATDGLARLIGEKEFSILFHEGEKDNIHISIVGQRVILVVIFDDRSSLGLVRLRVRKASMELEKVFQDLLKKVEVEKANIASGFESPFAEITDEDIDNLFSE